CCGATAAGAATATCCACCTTGCCCTTCAAAATCATCCGCCCTTTCTCGCTCTTGCTCTTCTAGTTCTTATTTAATTCTTATCTAACTTTTATCTAACTTTTATTTAACTTTTATGAGAAGCCGTAGCCGTCGGTTTCAATGTTTTCTTTCTCAGTTCCGAGATCGCTCGTTGCAACTGCGCGTCCTTCACATGATCTCTATTCAACTGCCCCTCCACTTCGATGGACGGCGTCAGGCCAACATGGTCGATCACCTTACCAGAGGGCGTGTGATAGCGGGCGATGGTCACGTATATGCCCGATCCATCCGTCAAATTGAACAGCGTCTGCACCGAGCCTTTTCCAAAGCTCTTTTTGCCGACCGTTACCGCCCGCTCTCTGTCCGCTAGTGCCCCCGCCACGATCTCCGACGCGCTGGCACTACCCTCGTTGATCAGAACGGCCATGGGCATGTCGGTCAGATGGAGAGCGGAATTTGCGTAATATTCCTCGTTGGACTTCTCGACCCGCCCCCGTGTTCCCACGACAAGGCCACCATCCAGGAATAAACTGCTGACGTTAACGCAAACGTTGAGCAACCCACCACCGTTGTTGCGCAGGTCCAGAATCACCGCTCTGGCGCCTTGATCGATCAAACTTCGTATCGCTTCCTCGGCTTCCTCATCCGTTTTCTGCTTGAATTGAGTCAACCTCAAATAACCGATATCGTCCGACAATATCTCATGCCTGACCGATTTAATTTTAATGATTTCGCGCATGAGATCGAACTTCAGTAGTTCTTCCTCGCCGTCGCGGCGTATCCATACGGTCACCGAGGTGTTGGGTTTACCGCGCAGACGTTTCACGACCTCCTGAGAATCCCATCCTAGAGCCACCTCGTCGCCTACCTTGACGATTTGATCCATCGGTTTCAGTCCAGCTTTTTCGGCGGGAGTGTCTTCAATGGGGCTGATGACCAATATCTTACCGTCTCGGTCTCCAATATACATCCCCAACCCGCCATACTGGCCTTCCATCTCTAGTTCTTCATCCTTCAATTGTTCGGGGGACACAAAACGCGTGTAGGGATCCTTCCAGGACTCCACCATGCCTTTGATTGCGCCCTGGACCAGTTGGTCCTCTCCTATAGGCGTCAACTCCGCGTCCACCTGATAGGTTTCAATGATCGCTCTCGCTTGACGCACCAACCATAAAGATTTCGCGCTGAAAGGCGATATTCTTTCCAAATCGGAGATGTCTGCGGCCCCCGCGGAACCGATCGCGAAATCATCAGATTTCAACACCATCCATATGGTGAATATTACCAATAACCCGCCCAATAATATCTGGAGTTTCTTGAAACGATTGCTTCCGTTGTTTCCACTACTGTTGCCATTCATTGCGGAAAAACACCTTCTCCCCATAATCACAACGCCGTTTCTCTTCGACTATGGTCGTTGTGGTCGTGTCCATGTGCCCATCGTCGACGCGTGCATAGAGCACATTATACGCTTGCGTAATTTCAACACACAAGTCGCCTCTTACCGAAAATTATGTTTTTTTCAGATAATCCAAAGGGTTTTTGGCAGATTCCCCTACTCGAACTTCAAAGTGCAGGTTATAACCCTCTGAGGTTCCCGTATTACCTACCGTACCGATGACCATGCCTTCCTCCACAGCGTCTCTTTCCTTTACCCGAGTTGAGGCTAAGTGGGCGTACACCGTGGAAATGTTCCGTCCGTGGTCGACGATGATGACCTGGCCGAAACCCCGAAGCCATCCCTCGAACAACACCTCACCCGGCCCCGCCGCTTTGACAGCAGCGCCCGACACCGCGCGGATATCGATCCCTGAGTTAAAAGACTTTGTTTTGAAAACCGGGTGCACTCGTGAGCCGTAAGGAGCGGCAATCGGGCCACGGACCGGCCACTCCAGCATAGAATCTCGGTCAAGGCTGGGATAGTTTCGAACCGGAGAGCTTTCTACCCTGTTCTTGCCTTGATTGTTGCCTTGATTATTAAATTGACTATTAACTTGATTATTGCCTAAACTGTTGCCTGGAGCTTTGTTAGGTACTTCCTCTATCTCGCGGTCTTTAATCTCACGATCTTTTTTCTTGCGCATCAAAGCGAGGATAGTACGCCCAATCTCTTGTTGGGCTCGTTCTATTTCCTTCGCGGCGGCCTCGGCCTTGTAGCGTTCCCGTTGGACTCCGGACAAAATCGTGTTGGTTTCATCAATAGAAGAGCTGTACTTTTTGCGCTGGAGGTTCAGTTCCTGAGTCCGCGCCGACAATTGCGCGTTATTCTTTTCCATAGCCCGTTTGCCTTGTTCCAACTCCTCCATTTTAGCCAGCAGCGCGTCAATCACTACCTGGTCGTACCGAGAAAGCCGCTCCAAAAGATAGGCCGAAGCCACGGCTTCGTGGGTATTTTCCGCGGAAAGCAGTAGGTTCAGTCCCTCCCTGGAGCCGTACTTGTACATGCTAACTAACCGAAACCGTAGTTCTCTCACCAACTCGTCCACCTTGAGAGACGTCACCGCGATTTCCTTGTTCAACTCGGCCATGGATTTTTGAAGTTTGTTCGACTGGAGTTCCAGGAGTTTGATCTGTTGCTGCGCCACTTTAGAGTTTTGCTGCAAACTGGTAAGCCGCCCCAGGAGAGTCTGAGCCTCCTGAGATTTTTTCTTGGCCATTTCGTTGTACCGCTGTATTTTTTTATTCAAGTCATCGCGTGCTTTTTCTTGTATCCTGATCTCGTTCTCCAGGTCCACGACCGGCGCGCTCCAGCCCATCCATGGGCAATAGAAAAACAACGCCGATACGAAAAAGATTCTCAGGATTTTCTTCACCGAATCCTCACTCCTTTCAAAATCCATGCGTTCTCAGCGTTTGAGATAGTCTAGAGGATTTTTCGCGGTGCTGCCGACGCGTACCTCGAAGTGAAGGTGATAACCCGTCGTCGTTCCTGTGTTGCCCACCGTCCCGATAACGGTCCCCGCGTTGACCACCGTCCCTTCTTTAACGCGTGTGGAGGACATGTGTGCGTAAACGGTGGAGTAATCGCGCCCGTGATCGATGATGACCACCTGGCCATACCCCCTCATCCAGCCCTCAAAAAGAACCTCGCCGGGAGCCGCAGCCTTGACAGGTGTTCCTCGAGGAGAGGAAATGTCCATGCCCGAGTGGAAAGTCTTCGTCTTGAAAACCGGATGTACGCGGGACCCAAAAGAGCTGCTCATAGGACCACGTAGAGGCCAATCGAACATAGACCCTCTTCCCTGCGTGATTCTTCCGGCCAAATAATCGACGCTCCCCTTTCCCCCGGCTTTCTTCGCCACCGCTTCCCGTTCTTTTTTTTGGCGCATCAGTGTCAAGATAGTCTGCCCAACCGCCTTCTGGGCATCTTCCATTTCCTTGGCCGCTCTCTCGGCCAATGCCTTCTGACGTCGAATATCATCTAAGTAGGTGTTCGTCTGCTTGATTGTGGAACTATATTTTTGCCGTTCCTGTTCGAGAGACTGAGTTCGCTGTTTCAGCCGGTTGCGATGTTCCTCCAGAGTCTGTTGGGACAGCGTGATTTCCTGTTTCTTAGCCAAAAGTTGACTGATTAGAAACTGATCGTGTTGGTTCAGCCTGTCCAGAAGGTAAATGGAGTCGAGAACCGCAT
This Synergistaceae bacterium DNA region includes the following protein-coding sequences:
- a CDS encoding S41 family peptidase, with the translated sequence MNGNSSGNNGSNRFKKLQILLGGLLVIFTIWMVLKSDDFAIGSAGAADISDLERISPFSAKSLWLVRQARAIIETYQVDAELTPIGEDQLVQGAIKGMVESWKDPYTRFVSPEQLKDEELEMEGQYGGLGMYIGDRDGKILVISPIEDTPAEKAGLKPMDQIVKVGDEVALGWDSQEVVKRLRGKPNTSVTVWIRRDGEEELLKFDLMREIIKIKSVRHEILSDDIGYLRLTQFKQKTDEEAEEAIRSLIDQGARAVILDLRNNGGGLLNVCVNVSSLFLDGGLVVGTRGRVEKSNEEYYANSALHLTDMPMAVLINEGSASASEIVAGALADRERAVTVGKKSFGKGSVQTLFNLTDGSGIYVTIARYHTPSGKVIDHVGLTPSIEVEGQLNRDHVKDAQLQRAISELRKKTLKPTATASHKS
- a CDS encoding peptidoglycan DD-metalloendopeptidase family protein, which codes for MKKILRIFFVSALFFYCPWMGWSAPVVDLENEIRIQEKARDDLNKKIQRYNEMAKKKSQEAQTLLGRLTSLQQNSKVAQQQIKLLELQSNKLQKSMAELNKEIAVTSLKVDELVRELRFRLVSMYKYGSREGLNLLLSAENTHEAVASAYLLERLSRYDQVVIDALLAKMEELEQGKRAMEKNNAQLSARTQELNLQRKKYSSSIDETNTILSGVQRERYKAEAAAKEIERAQQEIGRTILALMRKKKDREIKDREIEEVPNKAPGNSLGNNQVNSQFNNQGNNQGKNRVESSPVRNYPSLDRDSMLEWPVRGPIAAPYGSRVHPVFKTKSFNSGIDIRAVSGAAVKAAGPGEVLFEGWLRGFGQVIIVDHGRNISTVYAHLASTRVKERDAVEEGMVIGTVGNTGTSEGYNLHFEVRVGESAKNPLDYLKKT
- a CDS encoding peptidoglycan DD-metalloendopeptidase family protein gives rise to the protein MRKGKTTDKVLKMSCWVLIILTLIVACDLRIAWGAAASDIDVKIAAEERRRKELDQKLQSYRNSIRQMKVKENDLLVRIDQSQQATEKARQEMTILEYQINKLQKDIAILNEVMDETKNRIDDLVFGLKQRMVDIAKYGISEELLLIFSAETTHAVLDSIYLLDRLNQHDQFLISQLLAKKQEITLSQQTLEEHRNRLKQRTQSLEQERQKYSSTIKQTNTYLDDIRRQKALAERAAKEMEDAQKAVGQTILTLMRQKKEREAVAKKAGGKGSVDYLAGRITQGRGSMFDWPLRGPMSSSFGSRVHPVFKTKTFHSGMDISSPRGTPVKAAAPGEVLFEGWMRGYGQVVIIDHGRDYSTVYAHMSSTRVKEGTVVNAGTVIGTVGNTGTTTGYHLHFEVRVGSTAKNPLDYLKR